The DNA region TATAACAATCCCAACAAGCGATTATGTGACACGCATTATTTTATGTCGTGTAATATGATGAACGAGGCTCCTGCCTAGTAATCGTGTCAGGATGCCGGGTATGAGTCTCATCTACCGTCGCTATAGTAGCTACAACTTGGGGTAACTCTTAACATAATTCAAGAATCGCTTCGTAGCCGGAAATATCTCTCGCATGGAGTTTACGGCAATGCCGAGCGATCTGAAGCTCTTCTCCTTCGATTCGATCAACCATATATTCCGTTGCTGCCCTCGCAGCACAAGTTCAGGAAGAAGGCTGTACGAGAGTTCAGGGGGAAGGCTCAAAGCTTTATTTGCTAGGGGTGCATTCTGTGCGGACTAACGGAGCAAGAATCAAGAAGAACAACGCTGGGAAGGAAGGGACTTGAAAGTTTCGCATGAATTTAGCAAATTGGAAAGAGTACTTGAACAGCTTACGAGGAAATGGTCATGCAGCGACATTGATAAAGAGATGTTCAAAGCTTGTTCTGTAACGGTCAAGGACGAACACAGGCATTAGAGGAACGAGCGGCAGGACTTCAAACCGAAATCAACTATGAACTGGATACGGAATCATCTTTATTAGCGTTCATGGCTGAGTTAATGAAGTTAGCAGCGCTTGACGTTAGCAGTGGAAAGCCTGACGGACATGATTCCACAAAATGATTGACCGTGCGGACATTCACGAAGACAGTTCAATCGAAACTCAGGTATAACTTTCAAAACCCATTAAAACAAAGAGACGTAGCCTATTTAGGCTCGCCCCTCCATTTCATTAATATTACGCACTCCACATGACTCGTCTGCGGAAACATATCCACAGGCTGCACCCAATCGATCTCATAGCCTCCGTCCAGCAGCACCTTGCAATCCTTCGCCAACGTCGACGGATTGCAGGAGACGTACACGAACCGCTTCGGCTTGGTGCGGAGAATCGTCTCCAGAAAGCGCGGGTCCAGTCCGGTCCGCGGCGGATCCGCGATAATGACGTCGGGGCGCAATCCGTCCTTGACCCAGCGCGGCAACAGCTCCTCTGCCTGTCCGACATGGAAGCTCGCATTGGTGCGGCCGTTGCGCTGCGCATTGATACGTGCGTCTTCCACCGCTTCGGGAATCGTCTCGATCCCGCGGATCTCCTTCGCATACGGAGCCAGCCACAGCCCAATCGTGCCTGTCCCGCAGTAGGCGTCAATGACCGTCTCTTGGCCGGTCAGTCCGGCCGCAGCACGCACCGATTCATACAGCTTCACCGTCTGCTGCGGATTCAGCTGGAAGAATGCCCGCGGCGACAGCGCAAACTGCAGGTCGCTCAGCGATTCCTGCATGTTCTCGGCTCCCCACAGGGTTATCGTCCGTTCTCCGAATATGAGGGAGGTCTTCTTCGGGTTGATGTTCATGGCAATGCCGCTGACCTCCGGCATCGTCAGGCGCAGCATTCGAACAAAGTCGTCCTGCCGCGGCAGACGGCTGCCTGCCGTTACGAGCGTCACCTGCAGCTCGCCGGACTGGAAGCCGTGGCGGACCACGATGGTTCGCACCCCATCCTTGCTCCCGTTCTCCTTATATAGAGGAATGCGCAATTCCTCCAACACCGACTTCACCTTTTCCACCGCTTCGTTCACCTTCGGATGCTGGATCGGGCAGCCACTGATATCGACGATGGAATGGCTGTCGGCTTCATACAGTCCCGCTATGACCTCGCGGCCCTGCCGCTTTAGCTGCAGCTGGGCTTTATTCCGATAATTCCACGGATGCTCCATCCCGAGGATCGGCTTGAACCGCAGATTGTCCAATCCGGCGTACCGGTTGAACGCCTCCCGGACGATATCGGTCTTCGCCGCAAGCTGGCCTTCATAGGATATGTGCTGGATTTGGCAGCCTCCGCATATCCCGAATACCGGGCAGGGCGGCTCGATCCGGTGAGGAGAACGCTTCTCCACCTCCAGCAGCTGGGCCTTGATGAATTTCGGCTGAACCTCTTGAACCTCCGCCTTGACGACTTCATCCGTGAGGGCGCCGTCAATAAAGACCGCCTTGCGGCGATAGTAGCCGACGCCTTCACCGTTGATGCCGAGCCGCTTGATCGTCACAATGATGATATCGCCGGACTTCAGCTCCTCCGCGGTCATGGTATTGGAAGGCGAGCGCCGTTGCTGGTTATATGAATGAGGAGCCTTCCCCGCTCCCGGATTCGGCCTTCTCTTGGAAGAAGCGGCCTTTTGACCTGTCATCGGCTTAGACTCCTCACGCGAATAGGCGGGCTTCCCGGAAGGCTTGGGACGGCTGGACGCCGCTGCTCCGTTCGGCTTGGCTCCTTCTCCCTTGCTGTGCTTGTGCTTGCTATTCTTGTTATTATGCGCAGAACGCTGTTGTTTGCTCATCTTACATACTCCATCCTTAAAGGTATCGACTTCACTATACCATGCGCCCTCCGCGAAAGCTAACTCCTGGCGGCAAGCCGCTGCATCTATGGAGATGAGAGGGATAGCAAGCCCTGTTGAGGATACATGTCGTCGCGGCGATCGCATGATGGGCCCCCCGCGAAGCGATCGGGTCGGAACGGCGAATCTGTGAGAGCACCATTTTAGATCCACCAAAAAATATTTTTTTGAAAATGCTCCGATACAAGAAACTTCCGGCCGTATTTGTCCGTATAAGCCAGTATTATACATCCTACTTTAAGGAGGACAACGTTCATGTCGTTTTTTAACAAAATTTTGGCCAGCGTCGGGATCGGCGCAGCGCAGATTGATACCCGCCTGGAGAAATCCTCATACTATCCGGGGGAGGAAGTAAGCGGGATCGTCTATATTCGGGGCGGTAATGTGGAACAGAAGGTGGACCGCATCTACCTCAAGGTAATGACCGAGTATATCCGCGAGCGGGATGACAGCAAATTCACGGAAACCTGCGTGCTGGCTAAGGTTAGCATTACCGACTCCCTGCTTGTGAAGGCAGGCGATGAACTGGAAATCCCGTTCTCCTTCCCGCTTCCGCTGGAAACGCCGCTCACGCTTTCCAGACAGCGGGTATGGGTTCACACCGGACTTGACATCGAAAATGCAATCGATCCGAAAGATTACGACTATATTGAGGTTACGCCGGGGCCGGAGGCAGCTGTTATATTCGACGCCGCTTCCGAGCTCGGGTTCCAGTTTAAAACGGCCTCCTGCGAATATCATTCCCGACTGGGACGCGGGGTTCCGTTCGTGCAGGAAATTGAATTCTACCCGGGCCGCGAATATGCAAGCCGGATGCGGGAGCTGGAGCTGATCCTGTATCCGCAGCGGGACGGGATATCGGTTCTGGTCGAAGTCGACCGTAAGGGAAGCGGTGTTTCAGGCTGGCTCGAGCGCTCGCTTGATATGGATGAGCGCCACAGCTGGTTGACGCTGAGCAGCGCGGATCTTCAAGAAGGACCGTCGCGCGTTGCGGATCTTCTCGATCAAGTCATTCAACGATCGATACGATAAGCCTGCTCATCAGGCTCAAGCAAACAAAGATGGCCTCTGCCGATAGAGGGGCCATCTTTTTTTCAGCTGTTATACGAAATATTGAGGGTACTTCTGGCGGAGCATGTCCTGCTCCACAACGACCAGGCGCAAATGGCCTTCCATAGTCTTCACGGCCTGCTCCGTCTCCCCGCTCACGATCAGCCGATAAATCTCCTTATGCTGGGCAATGATCGTCTCCCAGTTGGAGTCCATCGAGAGCCGCAGCAGACGCAGCCGATTGAAGTGGATATTGAGCTGCTGGAGCATTTTCCAGGTCCGCTCCTTCCCCGTGCCTGCGAACAAAATTTGGTGGAACTCTTCATCCAGCTCGAACAGCTTATACCGGTTGCGGTTGTCCGCGCTCACATCCTGCAGCGCAAGATTGGTCTCCAAGCGAAAACGATACTCCTCCGGGAAATGCTCGCAAGCCAGCGCAACGATCTCCTTCTCAATCTTCTCCCTGATAAACCGGCCCTCCTCCACATGCGCAAGGTTGATTCTGGACACAAGCGTCCCGCTCTGCGGAATGATATCCAGCAGCTCCTCCTCGGCAAGCTTCATGAAGGCTTCGCGGACCGGCGTTCGGCTGACCTGCAGCTCGTCGGCAATTTCCTTCTCCGATATTTTGGTGCCCGGCTCCAGATCGAGGCGCATAATACGGTCTTTTAATAGATGATACGAATAATCCCGGGTCGATCCTTTGATCCTTGGCCCTGTTGACATACGGTTACCTCTTTCTATCCATACTCTTTCTTGACATTCTCTCTCTCGATAACTTTTCAGATAAAGGGTACATCCCCCCGAAAAGACGTAAGACTAGACGATATGAATCAACGGACGTGCGGGCAGATAGTGAACGGGAATCTCCTGAAAATAATCCCGAAGCCGATCGGCAATCAGACGCATGCCCGGCTCCTCGCTAGCCCCATGCCCGAGCAGCATCAGCGTCTGGTCCCGTCCTTGCGCAGCCGCATCGGCGACGTATTCGGGCGTCTCCCACTCCGGTCCTTCGCCTGCAATCAGCATATCGAGCCCTTCGTGTTCAAAAAGCGGAATGACATGCTGCCCGCCTCCCCGATAGCCCACTGCGATTCCGATCCGTTTGCATACCGTGTCCAGGCTCCCCGCAGCGCGCACGTACGGCACATGAAGCCGGTCCTTGATATAATCCGCCATCCCTCGAACGGTCATCCCCTCCGGCAGAACCACAACGGCCGCTGTCGGCAAGTGCTTCTCGAGCAGGTCATTCCAGTCTAAGGCTTTAACCAGCCCATCGGTTATCACATCGGGCTCGGTCCGATGCGGAGCATCATGCAGCCGGTATATATTCATCCCTACGGAGTGAATGCGCTCCAGCTTGCCTTGCACGACCAGGCTGTCCCCCAACGGACCCGGCCCAGCTTCATGATGGCTGTAAAAGACGCCCTCATGCGTAATTAACAGATTCGCGCCCAGTTCCGCCGCCCGTACGATTACATCATGGGAAGCGATGAAAGCAACGGCAATTCCGCGCACGGCCGCGTCGCCATCCCCTGCCACGATTCCATCGACCGAAGCAGCCGGCGATCCGGCCTGCCCCATCAATCTATTCATGACATCTTGGACCTTTATAGTCATTGGCATACCTTCCACCTTTTCATACTAGTATGGCAGTTGGTTACCACTGTAATCGAGACTTGCTCCGATTTCAACAGTTTTTTGGCCGGATGTATGAAAAAAGCCTTCTCCCCGCAGGCTAGAAGCGAAGATAGCTCCGTTACCAAGGGAAAAAGGCTGTTAACGACGGTTATGAAATCATGCGGCATGGAAGTTTCACGCGGTGAAGCTTTAGACTATGAATTATTCAATATGAAGTCATTCATTACGATAGCGTCCGCTCCGACGATTCCGACTGTCTCGATATGACGAACAGAACGACCCAGATCAGCAGGAAGCCCAGCAGCTGGGCGCTTGTCACAACCTCCTGGAATACGATCCAGTTAATGAGCACGCCGACCATCGGGAAGCTCAGCTCGGCCAGCGTTGCGACGGAGGCCTTCGTAGTAGTCAGCCCTTTATAATACACCAGCAGGCTCAAGAGTCCCGGCAGCAGCGCCTGGCCGATCAGATTCAAGGATACCGCTGCAAAAGCGCCGGTACCGAATGCCGGCATATTCCATGCGGCTCCTTCGTTCCACGTCATGAAGGCCAGCAGTGGCAGCGCCAGCACGAAGCGCAGCGAGGTCACCGTCTCATACTTCAGCTTGCCGACCATCAGCCGTCCCATCACCGTCGAGCCGCCCCATAATGCGGCTGCGCCCAACGATAAGAGGCTTCCGATCTGCACGAACTCATTCCAGTGACCAATAGGCAGCGTCATGCCAAAGGTAAGCAGATAGGTGCCCGCCAGGGCAATAATAAGCAAAATGCCGAAGTGGCGGGGCAGCTTCTCCTTCAGAAGCAGGCTGGCGAGCATGATCGCAAACAGCGGCTGAAGCTTCTGCAGCAGCAGGACGGCGTTCAGGTTGCCGTTTGACAGGCTCATTGTGAACAGGATGGTGGCTAATGCGGAGCCGCCCCAGGAAATAAACAGCAGCGCTCCGACATGGCGCCAGCCGATGCCTCGCAATTCAACGCGGTTTCTCCACAAGACCGGGATGGCAATCAAGGAAATAGTGATGTGCTCGAGCAAAACAATCTGCGCCGACGTCAGGTTTTTCAGAAGAATGACTCTGAACAAGGGGTCCACGCCCCACAGGGCCGCTCCCAATACGACAAGCCAAAATCCTCCCCGCATTCGGCCCCTTGCTTGCACGCCGGATTCGTAAGGCTTGACCTTGACACCGGTATTTACGTTATCCATCTCTAGCTCTCTCCTCATCCTGAATACGGAGGTCTTACCAGCAGAAAGCCCCCGCTTGCCGAGCAGGTCGGCGTAAACGGGGGCTGATCAAATAAGCCTGCTATCGCGAGATTTTTTTCGACAAAAAATCCATAGCAAACCAAGCTTTGATCTTCTCCCATCCGGACTATACCGTCGGCCTTGGAATTGCACCAAGTCAGTCGCGATTACATGCCTCGAAGGCCATGTTATCGCGAGTCGCGGGCTAAGCTTCGAATCGAAGCATCACCGCCGGTCAGGAATTTCACCTTACCCCGAAGATCCATATTCATGTTTTATTTTTTGATAATACTGCAACGAGATTAAACCAAGGTAATCCTAGTGAAGTTGTATGGTATGGAAATTATACCATGAATGTTTTCATGAAAACACATTTTTCTTTCAAATTAAACAGATTTATTTTTGTTCGCTAACAATTATACAGCAAGTGTGGAATAGTTACCACAATATTTTTTTACCATATTCCAACTCCATCCTTTATTAATGGACAGCTCTTTCCCGATGACCCCCTAATCAAACACGCCGAAATGTCTCATCGTCGCGACCGTGATCAGGATAAACCAGCGAATCACTGTAAAAGCCCAAAAAATGAGTATCGCTGTGAACAGCAATTCCACCATCCGCTCGATCCTTGGAAAGCGTCCGTACCTGCGCCTCGGCCTGAATATCCATTCCGCTACCCCTCTTGGAATCTTCTTCATGGATACCTTCCGCTCCATCGCTAAACAGCCCCCTCTTAAACCATCATCATAACTCCCGCCAATGATGACATGTGCTGCGCGCAACGACTTGCGGGTCAACATCTTTTCATAAATATTACCATTCCATATGGAGAAAATCACCAGCAAAAATCACGGCGCGGCGTCTCTTTACAGGGATAACAGAACAGCCCGCTCATAAGGGATATTCCCTTGAGCGGGCTGCTCATGCTTGCACAATAGAATAGCTTATAACCTAAACCAACTGCTTGTTACTCCGCCTGATAGCGGTCGTATGCCGCCTGATACACTCGCATGTATTCCTCCAGGCCCATCTTGTTCAGCGTGTTCACATACTCGTCCCACTGGTCGAAGGATGCGGAGCCATTGACGAACTTCGCCTCCATCTCGGTAACATAATCCTGAATATCCTTGCCGATCGAGGACATGATATCCGTCTCTTCCAGCGTAAAGTTGAAGTTATACAGAATTTCCTTCACTGCATAAGGCTCCGCCTTCTCGGCTGCCGCCATCGCGCTCGGAAGCGTCTCGGAGCCCTTGAACCAGCTCTCCCGTACCAGGCCCGGATAGCTGCCGCCAAGCCATGTAAAGTACTTCGCCAGCGCCTGGTCCTGTGTCAAGCCGTCTGGATTTTCGGTAATTTCCTTTACATATTCAAGCTGACCGTCGGCGTTCTTCGTGTAGGTCTCGCCTTCTTTACCCATGAAGTAGAACTGCGCTCCCTCATCGCCATAGAAGTAATCCATCCAGCGAATCGTCGCCTCCGGATTCGGGTTCTTGTCCGTGATCGCAAATGCCCCTACGTGGACCATCGGCACCTTCACGTGGGAGTACAGCTGATCGCCGTGAGGTCCTTTGAGCGCGCCGAGACCGATATATTCCTTGCGTCCCATGACAGTTTCCGGATTCGGCACGACGGTAGCTCCGAGCAAGCCTTCCTGCCCTTTCGCGTTCAATGCGCCGCCCTCAATCGTGAAGATCTCTTTATCCAGCAGCCCTTCCTTATACAGCTTGTTCATGAACTCCAGCATTTCCTTGTATTTCGGCTCCGCCTTCGTAAACCGCAGCTTGCCTGTTTCCGGATCGACATCGACGAACTTATGGCCAAGCCCGCTCGTTCCGAGTCCCCAGGAGCCCTTCAAATGGTCGACGAGACCGGTGATGCCCGTTGCAGAGTATGGAATCTCGTCATGCTTGCCGTTACCGTTGAGGTCGGTTTCCTTAACCGCCTTCAGATAGGCGTAGAACTCCTCGGTAGTCTTCGGCTCCTCCATCCCGAGCTTATCCAGCCATTCCTGATTGATCCACAGCGGCGTTCCGATCAGCATCGAGAGCAGCTCCGGATCGTAGAAGGAGGGCAGGGAATAAATGTTGCCGTCCGGCATCGTCAAGCCCTTGCGGATATCCGGGTACTGCTCCATCAGCTTCTTGAAGTTCGGCGCATATTTATCGATCAGGTCATTCAGCGGAATGAAGACGCCTTGCTCGCCGTAGCGCGTCAGCTCAGCCGATCCTACCCGGGCGGAGTAGAACACGTCCGGATAATCCCCGCCGGCAAGCGCCAGATTCCGCTTCTCCGTCAGCGTCTCGAACGGGACAAGGTTGAACGTGATGTTCATATTGGTCATGTCCTTATACGTCTTCCATACGAGCGTATCCTCGAACTTGCTTCCGTTTGTCGGCGATTTGCCCGTGAAGAAGGTCAGGTTGAGCGGTTCATTTACGATCGGCATGCCGGTCTCGTTGAAATTGGACTTGGCCGTCTCCCCCTCCTTCGT from Paenibacillus ihbetae includes:
- the rlmD gene encoding 23S rRNA (uracil(1939)-C(5))-methyltransferase RlmD, with the translated sequence MSKQQRSAHNNKNSKHKHSKGEGAKPNGAAASSRPKPSGKPAYSREESKPMTGQKAASSKRRPNPGAGKAPHSYNQQRRSPSNTMTAEELKSGDIIIVTIKRLGINGEGVGYYRRKAVFIDGALTDEVVKAEVQEVQPKFIKAQLLEVEKRSPHRIEPPCPVFGICGGCQIQHISYEGQLAAKTDIVREAFNRYAGLDNLRFKPILGMEHPWNYRNKAQLQLKRQGREVIAGLYEADSHSIVDISGCPIQHPKVNEAVEKVKSVLEELRIPLYKENGSKDGVRTIVVRHGFQSGELQVTLVTAGSRLPRQDDFVRMLRLTMPEVSGIAMNINPKKTSLIFGERTITLWGAENMQESLSDLQFALSPRAFFQLNPQQTVKLYESVRAAAGLTGQETVIDAYCGTGTIGLWLAPYAKEIRGIETIPEAVEDARINAQRNGRTNASFHVGQAEELLPRWVKDGLRPDVIIADPPRTGLDPRFLETILRTKPKRFVYVSCNPSTLAKDCKVLLDGGYEIDWVQPVDMFPQTSHVECVILMKWRGEPK
- a CDS encoding sporulation protein produces the protein MSFFNKILASVGIGAAQIDTRLEKSSYYPGEEVSGIVYIRGGNVEQKVDRIYLKVMTEYIRERDDSKFTETCVLAKVSITDSLLVKAGDELEIPFSFPLPLETPLTLSRQRVWVHTGLDIENAIDPKDYDYIEVTPGPEAAVIFDAASELGFQFKTASCEYHSRLGRGVPFVQEIEFYPGREYASRMRELELILYPQRDGISVLVEVDRKGSGVSGWLERSLDMDERHSWLTLSSADLQEGPSRVADLLDQVIQRSIR
- a CDS encoding GntR family transcriptional regulator, with the translated sequence MSTGPRIKGSTRDYSYHLLKDRIMRLDLEPGTKISEKEIADELQVSRTPVREAFMKLAEEELLDIIPQSGTLVSRINLAHVEEGRFIREKIEKEIVALACEHFPEEYRFRLETNLALQDVSADNRNRYKLFELDEEFHQILFAGTGKERTWKMLQQLNIHFNRLRLLRLSMDSNWETIIAQHKEIYRLIVSGETEQAVKTMEGHLRLVVVEQDMLRQKYPQYFV
- a CDS encoding Nif3-like dinuclear metal center hexameric protein — encoded protein: MTIKVQDVMNRLMGQAGSPAASVDGIVAGDGDAAVRGIAVAFIASHDVIVRAAELGANLLITHEGVFYSHHEAGPGPLGDSLVVQGKLERIHSVGMNIYRLHDAPHRTEPDVITDGLVKALDWNDLLEKHLPTAAVVVLPEGMTVRGMADYIKDRLHVPYVRAAGSLDTVCKRIGIAVGYRGGGQHVIPLFEHEGLDMLIAGEGPEWETPEYVADAAAQGRDQTLMLLGHGASEEPGMRLIADRLRDYFQEIPVHYLPARPLIHIV
- a CDS encoding DMT family transporter — encoded protein: MDNVNTGVKVKPYESGVQARGRMRGGFWLVVLGAALWGVDPLFRVILLKNLTSAQIVLLEHITISLIAIPVLWRNRVELRGIGWRHVGALLFISWGGSALATILFTMSLSNGNLNAVLLLQKLQPLFAIMLASLLLKEKLPRHFGILLIIALAGTYLLTFGMTLPIGHWNEFVQIGSLLSLGAAALWGGSTVMGRLMVGKLKYETVTSLRFVLALPLLAFMTWNEGAAWNMPAFGTGAFAAVSLNLIGQALLPGLLSLLVYYKGLTTTKASVATLAELSFPMVGVLINWIVFQEVVTSAQLLGFLLIWVVLFVISRQSESSERTLS
- a CDS encoding extracellular solute-binding protein; the encoded protein is MVKKWVSLTLTAVLAAGLLAGCGSKSGDGATKEGETAKSNFNETGMPIVNEPLNLTFFTGKSPTNGSKFEDTLVWKTYKDMTNMNITFNLVPFETLTEKRNLALAGGDYPDVFYSARVGSAELTRYGEQGVFIPLNDLIDKYAPNFKKLMEQYPDIRKGLTMPDGNIYSLPSFYDPELLSMLIGTPLWINQEWLDKLGMEEPKTTEEFYAYLKAVKETDLNGNGKHDEIPYSATGITGLVDHLKGSWGLGTSGLGHKFVDVDPETGKLRFTKAEPKYKEMLEFMNKLYKEGLLDKEIFTIEGGALNAKGQEGLLGATVVPNPETVMGRKEYIGLGALKGPHGDQLYSHVKVPMVHVGAFAITDKNPNPEATIRWMDYFYGDEGAQFYFMGKEGETYTKNADGQLEYVKEITENPDGLTQDQALAKYFTWLGGSYPGLVRESWFKGSETLPSAMAAAEKAEPYAVKEILYNFNFTLEETDIMSSIGKDIQDYVTEMEAKFVNGSASFDQWDEYVNTLNKMGLEEYMRVYQAAYDRYQAE